A single genomic interval of Candidatus Brocadia sp. harbors:
- a CDS encoding muconolactone delta-isomerase codes for MNMLFLLKVEIKQMPQMPVKDFLGYVIKEWEYFSRFQRRGKILAGGKLAGRRGAAAIIDAESNEEMEEIVAKLPLFPFFTAIEITPLIPMEKALLDTKRIHSLMK; via the coding sequence ATGAACATGTTATTTCTCTTAAAAGTTGAGATAAAACAGATGCCTCAGATGCCGGTAAAGGACTTTCTGGGATATGTGATAAAGGAGTGGGAGTATTTTTCACGTTTCCAGCGGCGGGGAAAGATTTTGGCGGGGGGAAAGCTGGCAGGCCGGAGGGGGGCAGCGGCTATTATTGACGCCGAGTCCAACGAAGAAATGGAAGAAATTGTCGCAAAACTTCCCCTTTTCCCGTTTTTTACCGCTATAGAGATTACGCCACTGATACCGATGGAGAAAGCACTACTTGACACAAAGAGGATCCATTCCCTTATGAAATAG